The genome window gccgccaCGGGGAGATTGTGAGCGGGCGTTGGATGCTCGGGTTCAAGGTTGCGGGTCCTGGAAGCACCCAAGGCCTCACCCTTGTAAATGGCATCTCGTCAGCCGTCGCGCCGTCCGTAGGGGTCGGTATCCCGATCCAAGTTCACACGGGTAACATTATCCGCGCAAAACCCAAGCCTCAGGCGCAAACGGACGACTACGCGTGGGACGAGTCGGAGCCCCAGCCGTCTGGCTTACTGGGCCGTGCCGCCGAGTTTATCGTGAGTATTCCAATATCCAAATGCCAACTAACACCAGTTCGGCCGCTAGAGACACATTGTACGATAGAGTGGGAGACCGCAGACGGTCATGCATTAAGGCTGCAGTCATGTGCCTAGTAGCTATGAGGAGCCCGTGGAGTTGACGAATTACATACAACGCGATTTTTGCGAGTCTGGGACCAGGTTGCACTACAAGGAAAGTGTTAAGCGTTTAAGCGTTCAATGAGGTGAGCATGCTCTTGCGTAGCAGAGAACGTGATGCGAGTGGGTACCGAGAATGGCGATGTACATGTTGGTCTTGAGAGAATCGTGAGGGGTCGGAGAGAATCCGCTTTGCAGGGATTAAGCCTGTATGGTTAACTCGCTGGCACACTGCGCTCACATTGGTATGCAGTTGTTTAAGCAGCGGCAGAATTGTCGGAGAGGGCAGTGCCCACACTGCTGCAGCGAGACATGTTGCGCGACGAGTCAGGCGGTGCGCTCAACGGAGTCGTTCCGGTGCCCTCCTTGGAAGGAGGCGAAGGCGAGCCGAGAGCATCAACGGTAAGGTCAagcttcttcttgagcgtGCTGGGAACAAATGGGCGCGAGTCGGCACTGAGGCGCACAGTACGCGAAGGTGCAGACGCTGTACGCGAGGACGCCGTCTGCGACAGTGGGGTGCCAGGAATCGAGGACTCCGTGTTCGCACCACTGGTGGCCTGGGACTGCTTGAGCACCTCATCCAGCCAGTGGTTGCCGAAATTGTCGGCGAAGGGGTCAAAGCTGGGGCCCGAAACCTGACCATTTTTGAGAACGTGGGTCTTGAGGGTGCGGTCTCCCAGCTGGAGGCCGTTGGCATTGGCAAGCGCGTGTGCGGAGATGTTATGGTCGAACTGGATCAGAGCGGACATGTCAGAGATCTTGATAACCCGACTAATTGGGCCAAATGTGTTGCTGAAGATTGCAGTGATAGTTTCGGGGTCAGGGAAGGAGAACGGGTCCTGCAGTCAGAGAATGTGTCGCTGGTATCGTTCACAAGGTTCTCCACCAGGACAGTGTACTCGGGCTGAGGGTCGCGGCGGTTCGAAACGGTCGGAGGATGGACGACGCGATTGGGAAGAGAGCCTGGATATTAGCACGTGCACACATGGTTCAACTCACTGTTGGGCATATTCTTAGCCTCACGCTGAACGAGGGCCCACGAAACATCCAGCTTGGATCCGCAAAGAGGTCAGAGAATACGGAATATCCGACTTACTCGATCCACTTGCCGTTCATCTGGTGCATGGCCTCCATTGCCTCGTGGTGAGTAGACATGAGGACAAAGCCACTAAAAGTCAACAGTGCCCTGCTCCGTATGTCTCACCGGCGGCGACCAATTCCATCGAGCTGGGAGAGAAGGATCGAGTGCTCGACCATGCCGAACGCAGTGAATAGCGCCTTGAATTCAACCCTGCCTGTCAGTTCTAGAGGTCAGAAACGAATCTCACTGCGTGAGATCCAGAGGAAGGTTGAGCACATAGAGGTTGCGGGGCTGGTTATTCACGTTGTCGCATCGGCTGAAGAGCGGCGAGTGGATCGGGGCAAGGCCAAAGCCGGGCGGTGCCACACGCGGACGCGACAGTTGCGAGACGATGTCCCACGAGTTGGAGGGCGGCGTAGGGCTAGTCATGGGCCCAGTGCCCACTCGCGAAATGGTGCTGGGTATTAGCAGGCacaaggtggagggaaggtcCTGCCCGACTCACATCCCGTTGACGGCTAGAgcgtcgcgcaggtcgaggatgcTTATGATCTCGGCCTCTGAGGCAACCCAGACCTGGGCCCACTGGAACGTGCCCTTGGTCtgagggtggaggaggataCCTGTGACGCGCACTGTGGTAAGTCCTAGTCTCAAACCCCACGGAGAAGGGCCAACCTACCACCCTTGCCGAGGAACTCGCCAAGTGCCTCAGTGGTAACTGGTAGTCAGCACACCCACGATGACCAACGAAGAAGGTGCTCACTGCTCTTGCTAAGCCCGTAGATGCGAACTTCGTGAAGGTCGGAAGTGGCAGCTTGCATGGCAGATGAAGTTGAGGTTGGTGAATGATGGGTGCCAGGCGCTTGTGGGAGTATCCCGGCTGCGAGAGCAGAAGCAGGAAAGAAGCGATCTTTGCAGAGAAGAGTGAATTGAAGAGGAGTAATGAGGAGCCTGTAGCTGGGCTTTAATAGCACAGTTGGGCAAAAGGGGAacgagggaaggtggaaAGTAGTgagaagagagaagagtTGAAAGAGAAAGTTGAGTAGCAAGGGGGATTAAAGCCAGCCCGCTGAGGAAGGAGCCCCAGTGCGCAGGTGAGCTCGTCACCGCAAAgtcaaccttcctcgccgactGGAGGGCATAACAGCAGTGACCAGAGTTGAGACTTGACGCAGGATGGTTGCGTGGCTGTTTGGAGACGACTTGAACGAGGAGTAGAGATATTAAGTGTCTGATCGTATTAATGGGAAGCAAGGAGCAAGCATTTAGTACTGCGGATTTTTTTTGGGCGTAGAGGACGTGCGCGGTGATGACAACGGAGCGAGATTTGTTGTGAGCGGCGGTCCACTCATGCTGACCACTCATCTTACTCATCTTACTCATCACTCTCATCCCTCTCATCCCTCTCATCCCGCTCATGCGTCTCATCCCTCACACGCCGTCTCACCAATCTCAACTCCTCACGTCTCTCACGCCCTGCAACCCCAAAGGTTCCTTTGGGTTGAAATAGTGGATCATCGGGCCATCCTATGGCTTGTGATCCATGATCAACGAACCCTCACCTCGTGGTACCGTGGTAACACTCGTCAACGCCGAAACGAGATCAGCAGCCTCTCATCTCTTTATTCCTCGCTCACCCAGTCAGCAGCTCAGTAGCCCCAAGTCGTCCTAGTAAGTCACAGGCTTGGATACCCAAGACTATAAACACTCCATGTCTCAGACGTGTGAACGCTTCAGTTACCAACGCCAACTGCATATGACAACGCGCGGTGCGAGAACTAACTCACCCCTTTAATTGTGGCGTTGGGAACAGACGGATTCCCGGTGTGTGGAGGCATATGGCCAAGTGCAAGCAATGTCCGTGGCAGCCACACCTTAAGTGTGCAGTGCGGGCCAAGGTACCAAGTCAACAGCGCGGCAGGGTATTCCAAGAGCGTCCGTGCAATCAGAGGGAgagtggtggcgacgagcgtgtAGCGTTGACGCTTGAGGCGCATGGTCAAGCCTCATCATTCGGCCTCCAGGTCTCGTTGGGGAATGTCAGGCGATGGTGGAGGTCCTTTCACCAGGCACGCCAATTCTTGATAATGCATGTATTAAACAAATGTCTCCGCTAATAGGGTCGCGTGGCTTTGTATTGAAGCCACGGGAACGGTGACGACACGGTCGCTGGCGTGTTGCTTGGGTCGAGAAATCGCCCAGTCTTGTAGAACTTCTATATCACAACATCACTCATTCACCTTATCCACTTCACACCCAGCGAACATGAACCGCGGCTACGGTGATGACGACGGTACGCCACAACTCTTCCTGCGTCGCTGCTGTCGCAGCCAGCGATGCCCGGCCACATCGCACGGTCCAGCTGCTGACTCCTCCAGATGGCTTCCCTcctggcggcgctggcggcccCGGAGGCCTGTTTGCTCACTTGATGGGAGGCTTTGGTGGGGGGCGCCGTGCCACTCCTGCGCAGTgagctcttcttctccatgGCTCCCACGTTACTCATGCCAGCTCCTATGACGAATATTTCAAGGCATTCTCGGTGGCAACAATGCCCCATGGACACGACCGGCCCCAGCTGATGTACGGTGGCAAGAGTGAGCTGGGCCGGTCAGTGACAAGGAGAGAGGCTAACGCGATTCAGTCATCATGCCCCCATCGGCATTAGCGCGTCTCAGTAagtcgccgaggaaggtggttTGAGATTTGAGCTGACTCACCTAGCCTCGCTTGACATTGATGGACCGTGGACCTTCTGCCTGCGCAACCCGCGGAACCCTCATGTCAACCAGACGCATGCGGGTGTGCTCGAGTTCATCGCCGATGACCCTGGGATCGTGTACCTCCCCGCCTGGGTGAGCTGCTACAACGTGTACCTTGGCTGACGACAGATGATGCAGACGCTGCAGCTCAACGAGGGCGACCCGATCCGCCTGACTGGCACGGAGCTGCCCAAGGGCAAGTTTGTCAAGATCCAGGCTCAGTCTGTCGACTTCCTTCAGGTGTCAGACCCCAAGGCTGTGTACGTCGCACGTCGTATACCAATGCTGACTGTGCAGCCTCGAGTCTGCTCTCCGCGCGTACTCAGCCCTCACCAAAGGTGACATCATTGAGATTACTTACAACTCACTCACGTTCGAGTTCCTTGTTATGGAGGCGCAACCTGAAGGGCCTGGCATCTCCATTATCGACACAGACCTGGAGGTCGACTTTGCTCCGCCCAAGGGTTACGTTGAGCCAGAACGCAAGATGCCAGCGCCTCCAGCAACAATGGCTGACAAGCTCAAGATTGACACGACTTCGATGGAGACATCTCGTCCGCAATCGTCGTTATCTATCCGGACGCAGGGATCGGGGGACAACCCCATCGAGAGCTTCACCGGCGTTGGCCACAGCTTGAGTGGGAAGCGCGTTCGTGGCAAGGGTTTAGCGAAGAagatcgaggacgtcgacccGACCAGCAAGATCAACCGCAACCTGTATGGTACTGCGTACTGTTCTTACTGACAGCAGTGGCCCCCGTATCATTACTCCCGACAACATCGAAGGCGACCGCAAGGTGCCAGGCCCACTCATCCTTCCCAAGGGCAAgttcttcttcggcttTAAATACGTCCCGTTCGAGTCCAGCAGGGCATCTAAAAAGCCGGAAGAGAACGCCGTAGCGCCTCTGTCCACGTTCCAGGGCCAAGGCAACTCTCTGCGCAAGGGCGCCGCGAGCAACGCTGCAGCTCCAGCTTCCCCACCGGCTCCCACAAAGCCGAttgaggaggccaaggctgaCCCGTGGGCCAGTCTCGGCAGCGGCAACACCTTGAGCGGCCGCCAGCGAGCGGCTGAGAAGGAGCTTACGCGCGAGACGTCTCCGCGGCAGCCGTCGCGTGACGAGATCATCGACGCGACGATGATggatgaggacgacttCATGTTTGGAGAAGATTACGactacgacgacgacgacgactacATCGAGGTTGACTCTGATTAGGTGAGGGTGTGTCCGTTTTCCATGCGAGGTCGACTGGAGGACACCATCGTTCATCTGAAAGAGACACCACGAGTAGCCCGCAGCGCACGATGTAGATGACCAACTACCTTGGGTTCGTATGCATGTATCACTAGACTGTGACAGATGGTTTTACTCCTCTATGCTCTGTTAAGGCGCTCCTCGTACGCCTTCCACCCCTCTGCGCGATAcctctccgcctcggcgagcacggcctcggcccCGCCCTGCACACCGTAGATTCCGCGCCCGACAATAATGACGTCGCAGCCCGAGTCGTACACGACCTCGCGGGGTGTCCTGTACTGCTGGCCAAGCTTGTCGCCCTTGGCAACCAGCCCGACGCCGGgggtgaggacgaggaagtcctcgtcggcaggcccgtcctcgtcgacgcgacCCATAGCAATAAATCCGACCACCCAGTCTCGtcccgcctcgcgcgccatgCGGACGGCCGTGCGAGTGTACTCGCCCGTGGCGAGGTTGCCAGCGCTGCTCATCTccgcaagaagaaggagagcACGTCCGAGCGGCTTACCCACGACACCAAGGCCAGTGATGATGCCGGGGCCGGGAAGAGGGTGCGCGTTGGTCATGTGGCTCCACTCGGCGATGCGGTGCACGCCCGATGAGTACTGCAGGGACACAGTGTTGCCAATGTCAGCAAACTTGCGGTCCTCGAAGATGACAAAGtcgtgctcctcggcgaggcgagcgagctcggcggtTAGGGCGGGCGTGAAGTCCTCGATGATGTCGATGTgggtctggtgtcagtctAGTAGAGGTAGAGGATTACCTTGACCATGCAGACGGCGGGGGCGACGCGAcggacgacctcgagcacgtccGCGGCCTTGGTGACATCGACGGAGACGCAGAGGTTGGTCTTCTTGCGCTCCATCGTCTCGAGGAGACGACGGGCGGTAGGATTTGTGtgggcggccgcgcgcgcgccgtaGCgcttggtggtggtggggtggaCCATAGCGGTAGCGAGCTGTCTCTGCAAgcagaggagaggaggagtcGAGCGCCAAAGTTAGGATTGAAGGGCTCCAACAGAGTTTGCACTCCGTGAGAGATCAATCCACGTGGTATTCCCGCATCCGGCCCAGTCCGCACGGTTCAACCGGAGCGCATCCATTTACCGGATCCCATCATCCTTTCTCCACCATCCCCACCATCCCAACCATCATGCCACCCACGCCACTCTTTCCCGAGTCGGGGCCGAGCAATGCGCACCTCCGTccgcacctcgtcgagctcatccCGCAGGAGCAGCTCCGCCTTGTCCTCCATCCCGTCTTCCGATATGTGTTGACCGTGCGTCGGCGATGTGGGCTGGCTGACAACAGTACCTGGCGCACCACTACCCGCGATACTTTCTGCGCATCGTTAACCGGCACGAGGAGGCGTTTGCGCTCGTTCTTCTGCTCGTCGAGAGACACCACTTGTGGAAGCATGGTGAGTACGGACTACTCGGTTCACTTCCGCTCGGCTTCTCGATCCGCCCACTCGCTGACATAAAGacgcctcgctctccgaGTACTTCTACCAGCTCCGCCTGGTGCCGGACCACACGCCGACTCCGCGCCTTGGTAGCGTGCACCCCACCACGACACCACGTCTCTCGAACCGGCAGCGCTGGGGGATgctgctcgtcctcgtggGCCTGCCCTATATCCGCGCGAGGGCGGATGACGCGTACGACCGCTGGTCGACGCAGAacgaccccgagctcgcgctcgcggatCAGGGTCCGCCGCTTAATCGTGCCCAGCGCCTCTTCGTTGGCGCGTACCCGTGGATCAGCACGGGCTTCGAGGCCACGCTCCTCGCGTATGACTTT of Cutaneotrichosporon cavernicola HIS019 DNA, chromosome: 4 contains these proteins:
- a CDS encoding uncharacterized protein (RNA recognition motif), with the translated sequence MPNSSLPNRVVHPPTVSNRRDPQPEYTVLVENLDPFSFPDPETITAIFSNTFGPISRVIKISDMSALIQFDHNISAHALANANGLQLGDRTLKTHVLKNGQVSGPSFDPFADNFGNHWLDEVLKQSQATSGANTESSIPGTPLSQTASSRTASAPSRTVRLSADSRPFVPSTLKKKLDLTVDALGSPSPPSKEGTGTTPLSAPPDSSRNMSRCSSVGTALSDNSAAA
- a CDS encoding uncharacterized protein (RNA recognition motif), which translates into the protein MQAATSDLHEVRIYGLSKSITTEALGEFLGKGVRVTGILLHPQTKGTFQWAQVWVASEAEIISILDLRDALAVNGITISRVGTGPMTSPTPPSNSWDIVSQLSRPRVAPPGFGLAPIHSPLFSRCDNVNNQPRNLYVLNLPLDLTQVEFKALFTAFGMVEHSILLSQLDGIGRRRGFVLMSTHHEAMEAMHQMNGKWIE
- the UFD1 gene encoding uncharacterized protein (Ubiquitin fusion degradation protein UFD1); translation: MNRGYGDDDDGFPPGGAGGPGGLFAHLMGGFGGGRRATPAHSYDEYFKAFSVATMPHGHDRPQLMYGGKIIMPPSALARLTSLDIDGPWTFCLRNPRNPHVNQTHAGVLEFIADDPGIVYLPAWMMQTLQLNEGDPIRLTGTELPKGKFVKIQAQSVDFLQVSDPKAVLESALRAYSALTKGDIIEITYNSLTFEFLVMEAQPEGPGISIIDTDLEVDFAPPKGYVEPERKMPAPPATMADKLKIDTTSMETSRPQSSLSIRTQGSGDNPIESFTGVGHSLSGKRVRGKGLAKKIEDVDPTSKINRNLGPRIITPDNIEGDRKVPGPLILPKGKFFFGFKYVPFESSRASKKPEENAVAPLSTFQGQGNSLRKGAASNAAAPASPPAPTKPIEEAKADPWASLGSGNTLSGRQRAAEKELTRETSPRQPSRDEIIDATMMDEDDFMFGEDYDYDDDDDYIEVDSD
- the URA3 gene encoding uncharacterized protein (Belongs to the OMP decarboxylase family) — translated: MVHPTTTKRYGARAAAHTNPTARRLLETMERKKTNLCVSVDVTKAADVLEVVRRVAPAVCMVKTHIDIIEDFTPALTAELARLAEEHDFVIFEDRKFADIGNTVSLQYSSGVHRIAEWSHMTNAHPLPGPGIITGLGVVGKPLGRALLLLAEMSSAGNLATGEYTRTAVRMAREAGRDWVVGFIAMGRVDEDGPADEDFLVLTPGVGLVAKGDKLGQQYRTPREVVYDSGCDVIIVGRGIYGVQGGAEAVLAEAERYRAEGWKAYEERLNRA
- the PEX12 gene encoding uncharacterized protein (Pex2 / Pex12 amino terminal region), with product MPPTPLFPESGPSNAHLRPHLVELIPQEQLRLVLHPVFRYVLTYLAHHYPRYFLRIVNRHEEAFALVLLLVERHHLWKHDASLSEYFYQLRLVPDHTPTPRLGSVHPTTTPRLSNRQRWGMLLVLVGLPYIRARADDAYDRWSTQNDPELALADQGPPLNRAQRLFVGAYPWISTGFEATLLAYDFAYLFNRTPYFRPWMRWLGVHVERRQDVEDPNAAQSLLAKLPPLLPPLLLMLKFAQWWYSPTSPRSLPTTQASKSLHTSVLPPRPLPILPESGLLTPPATPGSEDGPVGYTIGAAEFGHCPICHNKWQNAAILPSGWVVCWRCGWDAITGEGELGEAGKGKCPITGVAVHQSELRRVLV